The following proteins are encoded in a genomic region of Mycolicibacterium rutilum:
- a CDS encoding MFS transporter: MTTTERPRSTPAETRRAIWNTIRGSSGNLVEWYDVYIYTVFASYFEGQFFAESEKNSTVYVYAIFAVTFVMRPVGSWFFGRFADRRGRRAALTVSVSLMALCSAVIALVPSQATIGLAAPIVLVLARLLQGFATGGEYGTSATYMSEAATRERRGFFSSFQYVTLVGGHVLAQFTLLVLDAFLTDDQLRDFGWRIGFAIGGVAAVVVFWLRRTMDESLSEEVIEATKAGEDTGAGSMRELFTRYWKPLLMCFLITLGGTVAFYTYSVNAPAIVKTAYKGEGMTGTWINLVGLIFLMLLQPVGGMISDKVGRKPLLLWFGFGGLIYTYILITYLPESRSPLTSFLLVAVGYVILTGYTSINALVKSELFPARVRALGVGVGYALANSIFGGTAPLIYQALKERDQVPLFIGYVTVCVAVSLVVYVFFLKNKSETYLDRERGAAFIR; encoded by the coding sequence TTGACGACAACCGAGCGGCCGCGGTCGACGCCCGCTGAGACGCGGCGGGCGATCTGGAACACGATCCGCGGCTCGTCGGGCAACCTCGTCGAGTGGTACGACGTCTACATCTACACGGTGTTCGCCTCGTACTTCGAAGGACAGTTCTTCGCCGAGTCCGAGAAGAACTCGACCGTCTACGTGTATGCGATCTTCGCGGTGACGTTCGTGATGCGGCCGGTCGGATCCTGGTTCTTCGGGCGGTTCGCCGACCGCCGGGGCAGGCGTGCGGCGCTGACGGTCAGCGTGTCGCTGATGGCGTTGTGTTCGGCGGTGATCGCGCTGGTGCCGTCGCAGGCGACGATCGGGCTGGCCGCGCCGATCGTCCTCGTGCTGGCCCGGCTGCTGCAGGGCTTCGCGACCGGCGGCGAGTACGGGACGTCGGCGACGTACATGTCGGAGGCGGCGACCCGCGAGCGTCGCGGGTTCTTCTCGTCGTTCCAGTACGTCACGCTGGTGGGCGGTCACGTGCTGGCGCAGTTCACGCTGCTGGTGCTGGATGCGTTCTTGACCGACGACCAGTTGCGAGATTTCGGTTGGCGCATCGGGTTTGCGATCGGTGGCGTCGCGGCGGTCGTGGTGTTCTGGCTGCGGCGCACGATGGACGAGTCGCTGTCCGAGGAGGTCATCGAGGCGACGAAGGCCGGCGAGGACACGGGAGCCGGTTCGATGCGCGAGCTGTTCACCCGCTACTGGAAGCCGCTGCTGATGTGCTTCCTGATCACGCTGGGTGGCACGGTCGCGTTCTACACCTACAGCGTCAACGCGCCGGCGATCGTGAAGACGGCGTACAAGGGCGAGGGGATGACGGGCACCTGGATCAACCTGGTCGGGTTGATCTTCCTGATGCTGCTGCAGCCGGTCGGCGGGATGATCAGCGACAAGGTGGGCCGCAAACCGCTGCTGCTGTGGTTCGGCTTCGGCGGACTGATCTACACCTACATCCTGATCACGTATCTGCCCGAATCCCGTTCGCCGCTCACGTCTTTCCTGCTCGTCGCGGTCGGTTACGTGATCCTCACCGGCTACACGTCGATCAACGCGCTGGTCAAGTCGGAGTTGTTCCCGGCGCGGGTGCGGGCGCTCGGTGTGGGCGTGGGCTATGCGCTGGCGAACTCGATCTTCGGCGGCACCGCCCCGCTGATCTACCAGGCGCTCAAGGAGCGGGACCAGGTGCCGCTGTTCATCGGGTACGTCACGGTGTGTGTCGCGGTGTCGCTGGTGGTCTATGTGTTCTTCCTGAAGAACAAGTCGGAGACGTACCTGGACCGCGAGCGGGGTGCGGCGTTCATCCGCTAG
- a CDS encoding HNH endonuclease signature motif containing protein — protein MASATASDDAPAVSRGDRLLKLYERLAELSGQRNAIDGQIVEIVAEIDRDGLWAGTGLKSVKALVAWRLGMSETTAGNVAAVADRYDEFPRCTTEMREGRLSLDQVGVIAAHAGEGSDDHYADFAAVATVRQIRKALSLEVRPEPEREPEPEFKRSFSRSSGDNYTTYRITVPNLEAAKVDAALASHRDALINEYRRDHGPDTAGDPDAPSFAASGQYEREKAQGTKPPFPTLTDAFMRMVETAWDAEVARRPHSAHTTVMVHLDVDKRASWIHAGPALSDADRQYLLCDADCEIWLEQRGQVIGTGRSTRVISRRLRRALEYRNNTCAVPGCGATRGLHAHHIQHWEDGGVTELHNLVLVCPHHHRMHHRGEITIRAPADQLVVCDRDGDPITNASLARPPTQPPPAVPPWHGPLGQRAEWWWYEPYKPSPN, from the coding sequence ATGGCTTCGGCGACGGCATCTGATGACGCTCCGGCGGTGAGTCGCGGGGACCGGTTGTTGAAGTTGTATGAGCGGTTGGCGGAATTGTCAGGCCAGCGCAACGCCATCGACGGTCAGATCGTGGAGATCGTCGCCGAGATCGACCGCGACGGTTTGTGGGCCGGCACGGGGCTCAAGTCGGTCAAAGCGTTGGTGGCCTGGAGACTGGGCATGTCGGAAACCACCGCGGGCAATGTGGCCGCCGTCGCCGATCGCTACGACGAGTTCCCGCGCTGCACCACCGAGATGCGCGAAGGCCGGCTGTCGTTGGATCAAGTCGGTGTCATCGCCGCGCACGCCGGCGAGGGCTCTGATGATCACTATGCCGATTTCGCGGCGGTGGCCACGGTGCGCCAAATACGCAAAGCGCTCAGCTTGGAGGTGCGCCCCGAACCCGAGCGCGAACCCGAACCCGAGTTCAAGCGATCGTTCTCCAGAAGCAGCGGCGACAACTACACGACGTATCGCATCACCGTGCCGAATCTGGAAGCGGCCAAGGTCGATGCCGCGTTGGCCTCGCACCGCGACGCATTGATCAACGAGTACCGCCGCGATCACGGCCCCGATACCGCCGGTGATCCCGACGCCCCCAGTTTTGCGGCCAGCGGCCAATACGAACGCGAAAAAGCCCAGGGCACCAAGCCGCCGTTTCCGACGTTGACCGATGCGTTCATGCGGATGGTCGAAACCGCCTGGGACGCCGAGGTCGCGCGGCGCCCCCACAGCGCGCACACCACGGTCATGGTGCATCTCGATGTCGACAAACGCGCCAGCTGGATCCACGCCGGCCCCGCCCTCTCCGACGCCGATCGCCAATATCTGTTGTGTGACGCCGACTGCGAGATCTGGCTCGAACAACGCGGACAGGTCATCGGCACCGGCCGCAGCACCCGGGTGATCAGCCGCCGGCTGCGCCGCGCACTGGAATACCGCAACAACACCTGCGCAGTCCCGGGCTGCGGAGCCACCCGCGGCCTGCACGCCCACCACATTCAGCATTGGGAAGACGGCGGAGTAACCGAACTGCACAACCTGGTGCTGGTGTGCCCGCACCACCACCGCATGCATCACCGCGGCGAAATCACCATCCGCGCACCCGCCGACCAACTCGTCGTCTGCGACCGCGACGGCGACCCCATCACCAACGCCTCCCTGGCCCGACCACCCACCCAACCCCCACCGGCCGTCCCACCCTGGCACGGACCCCTCGGCCAACGCGCCGAATGGTGGTGGTACGAACCCTACAAACCCTCACCGAACTAA
- a CDS encoding winged helix-turn-helix transcriptional regulator, giving the protein MSRGYGQYCGLARALDVVGDRWNLLIVRQLLVTPARYRDLRQALPGIATNLLADRLRDLETAGVLERRLGDDGAVTYALTDWGAQLREPVEGLIRWSTPMMVRGPEGDEFRHEWLTLALPALFAGRRTDRTVTVGVAVDGGVVQVHGTPAGIEVTLPDIAEFDAVLRADAQIVLGLATGMLTLDDMAELVDIDGDKAAVRTLFDASTSG; this is encoded by the coding sequence ATGAGTCGAGGTTACGGCCAATATTGCGGGCTGGCCCGGGCGCTGGACGTCGTCGGCGACCGGTGGAACCTGCTGATCGTGCGCCAACTGCTGGTCACGCCCGCGCGCTACCGCGATCTACGCCAGGCGCTGCCCGGGATTGCCACCAACCTGCTCGCCGACCGGCTCCGCGATCTCGAGACCGCCGGTGTCCTCGAGCGGCGATTGGGCGATGACGGCGCCGTCACCTATGCGCTCACCGATTGGGGTGCACAACTGCGCGAGCCGGTCGAGGGACTCATCCGCTGGTCGACACCGATGATGGTCCGCGGCCCCGAGGGCGACGAGTTCCGTCACGAATGGCTGACCCTCGCGCTGCCCGCCCTGTTCGCCGGCCGTCGTACCGACCGAACAGTGACCGTCGGCGTGGCCGTCGACGGCGGCGTCGTGCAGGTCCACGGCACCCCCGCCGGCATCGAGGTGACCCTGCCCGACATCGCCGAATTCGATGCTGTGCTGAGAGCCGACGCCCAGATCGTGCTCGGGCTCGCCACCGGGATGCTCACGCTCGACGACATGGCCGAGCTCGTCGACATTGACGGCGACAAGGCTGCCGTCCGAACACTTTTCGACGCGTCGACTAGCGGATGA
- a CDS encoding NADP-dependent oxidoreductase, whose product MRRAAVLTDFGDSDMFAISDLPMPRLRHSDEVLVRVAATSVNPIEWKIRQGLGLPKWLWRRLIGSPMILGQDFAGVVLEAGPEAAGFKAGDAVMGVQPIAGSYTTHLTARTRGRRAAITHTPAGVSSGDAAVVPFAGLVAYAGLVVHGALREGNSRVLVVGASGGVGHLAVQIAANGLGAEVIGVSSSRNEAFVTGLGARTVAPYDRIAKSEYPQHFPGWEHSFDLILDCVGDDSYYTESAPWLLKDSGRYVTIALPSFQPGRPGEDVGPRDGAVLVAQLARRYATKRYRLVPGLVGLPAREGLPKLARWLAEGKVVPRVASMYRLDEIAAAHRESEAGRTVGKIAVHMPDSP is encoded by the coding sequence ATGCGCCGCGCTGCCGTCCTGACCGATTTCGGTGACAGCGACATGTTCGCGATCTCGGACCTACCGATGCCGCGTCTCCGCCACTCCGACGAGGTGCTGGTTCGAGTCGCCGCGACGAGCGTCAACCCGATCGAATGGAAGATCCGTCAGGGTCTGGGTTTGCCAAAATGGCTGTGGCGTCGCCTCATCGGGTCACCGATGATCCTCGGTCAGGACTTCGCCGGTGTCGTCCTCGAAGCTGGCCCGGAGGCCGCTGGCTTCAAGGCCGGCGATGCGGTGATGGGTGTGCAGCCGATAGCGGGAAGCTACACAACACATCTCACGGCGAGAACGCGCGGCCGGCGCGCGGCGATCACGCACACACCCGCAGGCGTCTCATCCGGCGACGCCGCAGTGGTTCCGTTCGCCGGCCTCGTCGCCTACGCGGGGCTGGTCGTCCATGGTGCTCTGCGCGAGGGCAACAGCCGAGTCCTCGTGGTCGGCGCATCGGGAGGCGTCGGGCACCTGGCGGTGCAGATCGCGGCCAACGGGCTGGGCGCGGAGGTCATCGGGGTGTCGAGTTCCCGCAACGAAGCGTTCGTCACCGGACTCGGTGCCCGAACCGTCGCGCCGTATGACCGCATCGCCAAGTCCGAGTATCCGCAACACTTCCCGGGGTGGGAGCACAGCTTCGACCTCATCCTCGACTGCGTCGGTGACGACAGCTACTACACCGAGTCGGCGCCATGGCTGCTCAAGGACTCGGGTCGATACGTGACCATCGCCTTGCCGTCATTTCAGCCGGGGCGGCCGGGGGAGGACGTCGGGCCGCGCGACGGCGCCGTTCTGGTCGCGCAACTGGCACGCCGGTATGCCACCAAGCGGTACCGCTTGGTGCCCGGCCTTGTCGGGTTGCCCGCACGAGAGGGGCTGCCGAAGCTGGCGCGGTGGCTGGCGGAGGGCAAGGTCGTCCCGCGGGTGGCGTCCATGTACCGCCTCGACGAGATCGCCGCCGCACACCGCGAAAGCGAAGCCGGTCGAACCGTCGGCAAGATCGCCGTCCACATGCCCGACAGCCCCTAG
- a CDS encoding alpha/beta fold hydrolase yields MAVKERPGWVDDTLFSFESRFIEIDGHTVHYVDEGSGPTLLFLHGNPTWSFVYRDGIASLRDEFRCVAVDFPGFGLSTAGPGYGYLPVEHVEVLTAFIDALGLTGVTLVAHDWGGPIGLAAVQNRPAVFEQLVLANTWAWPIGAPHVQVMSHVMGSPIGRLLIRQFNLFVNVMIPAGHRLTKPNRDEMRHYQKALDSGARRDPSAIFPREITASRAFLAGVEAGLGNLATLPTLIIWGDADIAFGDRELRRWEQTLADHRTVIVEGAGHFVQSDAPTKFAAAIRAWGR; encoded by the coding sequence ATGGCTGTCAAAGAAAGGCCCGGGTGGGTCGACGACACGCTGTTCTCGTTCGAGAGCCGATTTATCGAGATTGACGGTCACACCGTTCACTACGTGGATGAGGGGTCGGGCCCTACGCTGCTGTTCCTGCACGGCAACCCCACGTGGTCGTTCGTCTATCGCGACGGCATCGCATCACTGCGGGACGAATTTCGTTGTGTCGCCGTCGACTTCCCGGGCTTCGGACTGTCCACGGCCGGTCCGGGATATGGCTATCTGCCGGTCGAACACGTTGAGGTACTGACCGCGTTCATCGACGCGCTGGGGCTGACGGGAGTCACGCTGGTGGCTCACGACTGGGGTGGGCCCATCGGGTTGGCGGCCGTGCAGAACCGACCGGCGGTGTTCGAGCAGTTGGTGCTGGCCAACACGTGGGCGTGGCCCATCGGCGCCCCGCATGTTCAGGTGATGTCGCACGTGATGGGCAGCCCGATCGGACGCCTACTGATCCGGCAGTTCAACCTGTTCGTCAACGTGATGATCCCCGCGGGGCATCGATTGACCAAGCCCAATCGCGACGAGATGAGGCATTACCAAAAGGCCCTCGACAGCGGAGCGAGGCGTGACCCGTCGGCGATCTTCCCCCGCGAGATCACCGCCAGCAGAGCGTTTCTCGCCGGCGTCGAAGCCGGGCTCGGCAATCTCGCCACATTGCCGACCCTGATCATCTGGGGCGACGCCGACATCGCGTTCGGGGACAGAGAACTTCGGCGCTGGGAGCAGACCTTGGCCGACCATCGGACCGTCATTGTCGAAGGCGCGGGCCACTTCGTCCAGTCCGACGCGCCGACCAAGTTCGCTGCGGCCATCCGCGCGTGGGGGCGCTGA
- the ppk2 gene encoding polyphosphate kinase 2, which produces MTTADPEIDLDALSTDAHGYTVNDEDEDDPVLLDRDGRPIETWREHYPYDARMSRDEYERVKRRLQIELLKLQNWSKRTGARHVILFEGRDAAGKGGSIQRFMEHLNPRGARVVALEKPTEEEKSQWYFQRYVRHLPTGGEMVLFDRSWYNRAGVERVMGFCTPEQHAEFMRQAPAFEEMLVNSGIHLTKFWFSVSPCEQRTRFAIRLVDPLRQWKFSSMDMEAVNRWDAYTKAKEEMFVATDTDYAPWIVVKSNDKKRGRINAMRYLLSRFDYDDKDDSVVGEPDPLIVGRALED; this is translated from the coding sequence ATGACCACTGCAGACCCGGAGATCGATCTCGACGCGCTGTCGACCGACGCCCACGGTTACACCGTCAACGACGAGGACGAAGACGATCCCGTCCTGCTGGACCGTGACGGTCGGCCGATCGAGACGTGGCGCGAGCACTATCCCTACGACGCGCGGATGTCGCGCGACGAGTACGAGCGGGTGAAGCGGCGCCTGCAGATCGAACTGCTCAAGCTGCAGAACTGGAGCAAGCGCACCGGCGCGCGGCATGTGATCCTCTTCGAGGGCCGCGACGCGGCGGGTAAGGGCGGTTCGATCCAGCGGTTCATGGAGCATCTCAATCCGCGGGGCGCGCGGGTGGTGGCGCTGGAGAAGCCGACCGAGGAGGAGAAGTCGCAGTGGTATTTCCAGCGCTACGTGCGGCACCTGCCGACCGGCGGTGAGATGGTGCTGTTCGACCGGTCCTGGTACAACCGCGCGGGCGTCGAGCGGGTGATGGGCTTCTGCACACCCGAGCAGCACGCCGAGTTCATGCGGCAGGCACCGGCATTCGAGGAGATGTTGGTCAACTCGGGGATACACCTGACGAAGTTCTGGTTCTCGGTGTCGCCGTGTGAGCAGCGGACGCGGTTCGCGATCCGGTTGGTCGATCCGCTGCGGCAATGGAAGTTCTCATCGATGGACATGGAGGCGGTCAATCGGTGGGACGCCTACACGAAGGCCAAGGAGGAGATGTTCGTCGCCACCGACACCGACTACGCGCCGTGGATCGTCGTGAAGAGCAACGACAAGAAGCGCGGGCGGATCAACGCGATGCGATATTTGTTGTCGCGGTTCGACTATGACGACAAGGACGACTCGGTGGTCGGCGAGCCGGACCCGTTGATCGTGGGGCGGGCGCTGGAGGACTAG